A window of the Mucilaginibacter sp. cycad4 genome harbors these coding sequences:
- a CDS encoding pentapeptide repeat-containing protein, with translation MENPSANNADIITITETKKILDVKMSMLNGSTFEQTMMNNASFKDVCITGLKITDANLSDLEIEGAQLGGAYIHNIGMPPEGHPAYDPAAKQRPLKFENCDLQGSTLSDCNLSDVSITNCNLSGMKINGIDVVELLKEYQQK, from the coding sequence ATGGAAAACCCTTCAGCAAATAACGCCGATATCATCACTATAACCGAAACTAAAAAAATACTCGACGTGAAAATGTCTATGCTTAATGGTTCAACCTTTGAGCAAACGATGATGAATAATGCAAGTTTTAAGGATGTATGCATCACCGGGCTTAAAATTACCGATGCTAACCTGAGCGATCTTGAAATTGAAGGAGCGCAGCTTGGCGGGGCTTACATCCACAACATAGGTATGCCGCCCGAAGGCCACCCCGCCTACGACCCTGCCGCCAAACAACGCCCCCTTAAATTTGAAAACTGCGACCTGCAAGGCAGCACGCTAAGCGATTGTAACTTAAGCGATGTTAGTATCACCAACTGTAACCTGAGCGGTATGAAAATTAACGGCATTGATGTGGTTGAACTGCTAAAGGAATATCAACAGAAATAA
- a CDS encoding NmrA/HSCARG family protein — MMAENNKPLITITGVLGKQGYSAARTLLASRRYRVRGITRRTGSPGLSTLLEQGLELVNLPLDLGFQKDYVEAFRGSDGVFMMTPGIDPHQTHEEELGKQLANAAVEAGVKHIIFSSLENVDQITGGRKFAPHFTDKANIEAYIRTLPVTSSFIYMAFFYTNLMEFYTPRMEGGTLVFPIYLPRHFRAPFVDPLTATGPAVLEIFSDPGYYAGKSLPVIGDIISPQEMVDTFVRVTGKKAVYGAAFAREDFLHHLPEFGSNKLLVDETMGMAEYAVEYGYFGKDRDLQWSRRVDPNALNWEQFLLNTGWQGQKVVY; from the coding sequence ATGATGGCTGAAAATAATAAACCGCTTATTACCATTACCGGCGTTTTGGGTAAACAAGGCTATAGTGCCGCCCGGACACTGTTAGCAAGCAGACGGTACCGGGTGCGCGGTATTACCCGTCGTACCGGCTCGCCGGGGTTGAGCACTTTGCTTGAGCAGGGATTGGAACTCGTTAACTTACCGCTTGACCTGGGTTTTCAGAAAGATTACGTGGAAGCGTTCCGTGGTTCGGACGGCGTTTTTATGATGACACCGGGCATTGACCCGCACCAAACGCACGAGGAGGAACTGGGTAAACAGTTGGCTAACGCAGCAGTTGAAGCCGGCGTTAAACATATTATTTTTAGTAGTTTGGAAAATGTAGATCAAATTACAGGAGGGAGAAAGTTTGCCCCTCATTTCACCGATAAGGCAAACATTGAAGCTTATATCCGCACGTTGCCTGTCACCAGTTCGTTCATTTACATGGCATTTTTCTACACCAATTTGATGGAGTTCTATACGCCCCGTATGGAGGGCGGCACGCTGGTGTTCCCGATTTATTTACCCAGACACTTCAGGGCTCCGTTTGTGGACCCGCTGACAGCCACAGGTCCGGCGGTTTTAGAAATTTTTTCAGATCCTGGTTATTATGCGGGCAAGTCCCTGCCGGTGATCGGTGACATTATTTCACCCCAGGAAATGGTAGATACATTTGTACGTGTTACGGGTAAGAAAGCAGTTTACGGCGCTGCTTTTGCCCGGGAGGACTTTTTGCATCACCTGCCCGAATTTGGGTCAAACAAACTGCTGGTAGATGAGACCATGGGAATGGCGGAGTATGCTGTTGAGTATGGCTATTTCGGCAAAGACCGGGACCTGCAATGGAGCCGCAGGGTCGATCCGAATGCCCTTAACTGGGAGCAGTTTCTGTTAAATACCGGCTGGCAGGGTCAAAAAGTTGTTTATTGA
- a CDS encoding IS3 family transposase produces the protein MSLVKCCCLLGVTRQAYYQHFWETEAISFEQEILLNEVRAIRAIHPIIGGKKLYVLLQPFLLEHRIKMGRDALFDLLAAHYLLVRKKRRRIHTTQSFHWLRKYPNCIREIIPTKVNEIWVSDITYYRTKKGFVYISFITDAYSKKIVGYHAADTLDAVHTLSALQMAIKESDQPLTGLIHHSDRGVQYCSYDYVKLLQDNEIIISMTENGDPLENAVAERINGIMKQEYLEHHILNDKNQVMELLAKSVNTYNKLRPHMSCNMLTPEIVHQNNLSVQRNWKSYYNSKNVNL, from the coding sequence ATGAGCCTGGTGAAGTGCTGTTGTTTACTTGGAGTTACCCGGCAGGCCTATTACCAGCATTTTTGGGAGACAGAAGCGATAAGCTTTGAGCAGGAAATATTATTAAATGAGGTCCGGGCAATAAGGGCCATACATCCGATTATTGGCGGTAAAAAACTCTATGTTTTGCTGCAGCCTTTTTTGCTTGAGCACCGGATAAAAATGGGCAGGGATGCGCTTTTTGATCTGCTTGCTGCTCACTACTTGTTAGTTAGAAAGAAAAGGCGGCGCATACATACTACTCAATCTTTTCATTGGCTAAGAAAATATCCTAATTGCATAAGAGAAATTATTCCGACTAAAGTGAACGAAATATGGGTGTCAGATATCACTTACTACAGGACAAAGAAGGGATTCGTTTATATCAGTTTTATAACGGATGCCTATAGTAAAAAGATCGTCGGCTATCATGCCGCTGATACACTGGATGCAGTTCACACACTTAGTGCTTTACAAATGGCCATTAAAGAAAGTGACCAGCCTTTGACTGGCTTAATACATCATTCAGACAGAGGTGTTCAGTACTGTAGCTATGATTATGTAAAGCTATTACAGGACAATGAAATAATCATCAGCATGACCGAAAACGGAGACCCTTTAGAGAACGCAGTAGCGGAACGGATAAATGGAATAATGAAACAGGAGTACCTGGAACATCATATACTTAATGATAAAAACCAGGTTATGGAACTTTTAGCTAAGTCTGTAAACACTTATAATAAGCTAAGGCCTCACATGAGTTGCAATATGCTTACACCTGAGATCGTACATCAAAATAACCTATCTGTACAGCGAAATTGGAAAAGTTATTATAATTCAAAAAATGTCAATCTGTAA
- a CDS encoding helix-turn-helix domain-containing protein: protein MKIECIGDHVKLNGKTYPCTVSLAMDLIGGKWKAVILYHLKTEPKRYSELLREMQTVTEMTLSLQLKQLEKDGLIVRKVYGKKPPVKVVYSLTDFGKTLVPALEAITAWGNQIAEQKGEFISNTLENIV from the coding sequence ATGAAAATAGAATGTATCGGAGACCATGTGAAACTTAATGGCAAAACGTATCCTTGTACGGTGAGCCTGGCCATGGACCTGATTGGCGGAAAATGGAAAGCGGTGATCCTGTACCACCTGAAAACCGAACCGAAAAGATACAGCGAGCTCCTGAGGGAAATGCAAACGGTAACGGAGATGACCCTGAGCTTACAGCTCAAGCAACTGGAAAAAGACGGCCTTATTGTACGAAAGGTATATGGTAAAAAACCACCGGTTAAAGTGGTTTACAGCCTCACTGATTTCGGCAAAACGCTGGTTCCTGCTTTGGAAGCGATCACGGCCTGGGGCAATCAGATAGCCGAACAAAAAGGCGAGTTTATCAGCAATACTTTGGAAAACATTGTGTGA